A stretch of Lathyrus oleraceus cultivar Zhongwan6 chromosome 6, CAAS_Psat_ZW6_1.0, whole genome shotgun sequence DNA encodes these proteins:
- the LOC127095011 gene encoding acyl-coenzyme A oxidase 2, peroxisomal-like, translated as MNQLLGLVREAGIRPLNYVVNDPAKYFAILEAVGSVDMSLGIKMDVQFSLWGGSVINLGTQKHKDKYYDGIDSLEYAGCFAMTELHHDKTVYRVDCLSVYLMLECRMRNDHDYAVVNRFGSLRNDHDIFQTFEGDNTVLLQQVAGDLLKQYQKIFKGGTLAVTWNYLRDSMSSYLSQPNPVTARWESQDHLRNPKFQLDAFRYRKSRLLHSIAVRLQKHSKSLGDFGACNKCLNHLLTLAESYIESAILAKFIEAMQSCPDPSAQAALKLACDLYALDRIWNDIGTYRNVDYVAPKSQQSQC; from the exons ATGAATCAGCTTTTGGGGCTTGTTAGGGAAGCTGGGATTAGACCCTTGAATTATGTGGTTAATGATCCTGCTAAGTATTTTGCTATTTTGGAAGCTGTGGGGAGTGTTGATATGTCGCTTGGAATCAAAATGGATGTTCAATTTAG TCTTTGGGGTGGTTCTGTTATCAATCTTGGAACGCAGAAACACAAGGATAAGTACTATGATGGTATTGATAGCTTGGAATATGCTGGTTGTTTTGCTATGACTGAGCTTCACCATG ATAAAACAGTTTATAGG GTTGATTGTTTGAGTGTTTACCTGATGTTAGAGTGTAGAATGAggaatgatcatgattatgctGTTGTTAATCGATTTGGTTCATTGAGGAATGATCATGACATTTTTCAGACATTTGAAGGAGACAACACCGTTCTTCTTCAACAG GTTGCAGGCGATCTTTTGAAACAATACCAGAAAATTTTTAAAGGAGGGACTTTAGCAGTGACATGGAATTACTTGAGAGATTCCATGAGCTCTTATCTATCACAGCCAAATCCAGTTACTGCTAGGTGGGAAAGTCAAGACCATCTACGAAATCCAAAATTTCAATTGGATGCTTTCAGA TACCGAAAATCTAGATTACTTCATAGCATTGCTGTACGACTTCAAAAGCATTCAAAATCTCTTGGAGACTTTGGTGCGTGCAATAAATGTTTAAATCATCTATTAACACTTGCAGAATCATATATTGAGTCAGCAATTCTTGCTAAATTCATTGAAGCTATGCAGAG CTGTCCTGACCCAAGTGCTCAAGCTGCTCTGAAGCTTGCATGTGACCTTTATGCGTTGGATCGAATATGGAATGACATTGGAACCTACCGCAATGTTGACTATGTTGCTCCCAAGTCCCAACAAAGCCAATGTTGA